Proteins encoded together in one Lathyrus oleraceus cultivar Zhongwan6 chromosome 5, CAAS_Psat_ZW6_1.0, whole genome shotgun sequence window:
- the LOC127078905 gene encoding uncharacterized protein LOC127078905, which produces METNEVGGVPTIIQEELSVQIPDEDIQFVGKLNNDQMSAYNTIMNVIHQNQSQFFVVDGLGGTSKTFLYRTIMVNLRCNSQIVLATISSGIAARLLPGGRTAHSRFGIPIDIEPISICKITKKCDLTKLIRITNAIIWDEVPMINRYCVKALDRSLQDIMNIDAPFGGKIMIMGEDFRQVLPVIEKGSIREMISACIVKSQLWATTKILHLRQNMRLIHDHEFTQFLMRIGDGNEPAKEDDMVKMPAEIVIPWEGESAIKKLIQHTFPQLENHGWDASYMVEKAILIPKNYDVHMLNDMIINKFPGDEHILLFLMRLRVILIIYINKNTYT; this is translated from the coding sequence ATGGAAACAAATGAAGTCGGGGGAGTGCCAACAATTATTCAAGAAGAGTTGTCGGTCCAAATTCCAGATGAAGACATTCAATTTGTTGGGAAGTTAAATAATGACCAAATGAGTGCTTACAATACAATTATGAACGTCATCCACCAAAACCAAAGTCAATTTTTTGTTGTTGATGGTCTTGGAGGAACAAGTAAAACTTTCCTTTATCGAACTATAATGGTAAATTTGAGATGTAATAGTCAAATTGTCTTAGCAACAATTTCCTCAGGTATAGCTGCTAGATTATTACCTGGTGGTAGAACTGCACACTCTCGATTTGGGATCCCCATTGATATAGAGCCCATTTCTATTTGCAAAATAACAAAGAAATGTGACCTTACAAAACTCATTAGAATAACCAATGCAATCATTTGGGATGAAGTACCCATGATAAATAGATATTGTGTGAAAGCATTAGATCGATCGCTACAAGATATTATGAATATCGATGCTCCATTTGGTGGAAAAATAATGATCATGGGAGAAGATTTTCGCCAGGTGCTTCCTGTTATTGAAAAAGGAAGTATAAGAGAAATGATTTCAGCGTGTATTGTTAAGTCTCAATTATGGGCCACCACAAAGATCCTACACTTGCGCCAAAATATGCGATTAATTCATGACCACGAGTTTACACAGTTTCTGATGAGGATTGGAGATGGCAATGAACCTGCTAAAGAGGATGACATGGTCAAGATGCCTGCTGAAATTGTAATACCATGGGAAGGAGAAAGCGCCATAAAAAAGCTCATACAACATACATTTCCCCAATTAGAAAACCATGGATGGGATGCTTCATATATGGTGGAGAAAGCCATACTTATCCCTAAAAATTATGATGTACATATGTTGAATGACATGATTATTAATAAGTTCCCTGGAGATGAACATATTTTGTTATTTTTGATGAGGTTGAGGGTGATACTCATAATCTATATCAACAAGAATACTTACACATAA